The Gopherus evgoodei ecotype Sinaloan lineage chromosome 4, rGopEvg1_v1.p, whole genome shotgun sequence nucleotide sequence gatGTTTCAATCATGTGACTCCTACATTGGTCATCAGCACAGCTGGAACCTTTAGTTCCATCACACCGACATCTGCCCCTTGAGCTAAAGcaataactgatagcagtagtaggttgttataCTCTATGTGGACCAATAGTAGAAGGGGACAAGACATGCACTTTGCCAGGGGgcttcacagctgtttgctgacagcagaagaaCAGCAAGACTCAGGAATggtgggttccattccaggctctgcaggggagTGTGCTCTAGTGGGAGCAGACTCTCCTgcctctgtctccctccctcctagAGCACCCCTGAaagaaaaaatagtgggtgctcagcacccaccagccacctgttgatcagctgtttggctggccctgccaatcagcttcCCCCTCAGCATCTCCACAGTGGAAAGAAGTTAAATAGTGGGAAAAGTGTGCGTAAGACAGGCTGTTCTCCCCCACccaatttttttttggagggggggagggattaaaaataggaaaaagcaGGATAATTCCTGCCAAAATGAAATGTGAGGCTGAAACTGCTGTGTTTCTAGGAAATTAATGGCTTCCCCGCCCAAAAAGTTGATGTCTTCTAATTCAGATTTCACTGTACATATTGTGTAGGACAGTGAATGCTGGCCTGGAAAACAGTAGCACACCAAGGAAGAGAAGGAGATTCCAGACTCAGGACTTTTTCCTAAATTCACACTTTGTTCCCACACAAACGTCCTTCTTCTAGTGAACTGAGGTTTGCAGGTGTCTTACAGTTCAGCCTCTAGATTGGGGTGCCAAACATATGGCCCACAGGCCTgaaccaccccttccccccaccatggAACAGTTTCATCCATCTTACAGACTCCTGTGAATTGTCAGGCTTATCTACATGACCCTGCACTCCATGCTATGGGGGTGTTATTTGCAGAGTGCACCAGTGGGTTGAACTCTAACACCCTTGTGTGTGTCCTGCTAGTGTTCATTGATGAAGTCCTATTTCAAATGCACACTAATAAACATTTAATGCACCTGAGCAGGGCTCCCCTGGGGGAGTTAGGGTGCAACACAAATCACTGCTGTAGTCCAAACTCCAGGGCCATGTACATACGCCATTCATTTCTTTATTAGTATGATGGTGATCAGCTTATTGTTGGACCCTCATGTCTACCTGAGGGTGAGTTCAAATCCTGGGGAGTAGCATTAGTTTGTACTTTAAGATCAACCAGGATGGCTGCGCAACAATCCAGCAAAACCTCACAAACGGGTATGGAACCACAcagaatcatacaatatcaggattggaagggacttcaggaggtcatctagtccaaccccctgctcaaagcaggaccaattcccaaataaatcatcctagccaggacTTGTCAAGCCTGACTGTAAAAACCttgaaggaaggagattccaccacctccctaggtaacccattccaatgcttcaccaccctcctaatatccaacctaaacctcctccactgcaacttgagaccattactccttgttctgtcaactgctaccactgagaacagtctagatggaaccccctttcagttagttgaaagcagctatcaaatcccctatcattcttctcttctgaagactaaacaattCTAGTttcctcatcctctcctcataagtcatgtgctccagctccctaatcatttttgctgcccttcgctggactctttccaatttttccacatccttcttgtagtgtggggcccaaaactggacacagtactccagatgaggcctcaccaatgttgaatagaggggaatgattacgtccctcgatctgctggcaatgcccctacttatacagcccaaaatagactcatagactctaggactggaagggacctcgagaggtcatcgagtccagtcccctgccctcatggcaggaccaaatactgtctagaccatccctaacagacatttatctaacctactcttaaatatctccagagatggagattccacacctccctaggcaatttattccagtgtttaactaccctgacagttaggaactttttcctaatgtccaacctaaatctcccttgctgcagtttaagcccattgcttcttgttctatcattggaggctaaggtgaacaagttttctccctcctcctgatgacacccttttagatacctgaaaactgctatcaggtcccctctcagtcttctcttttctaaactaaacaaacccaattccttcagccttccttcataggtcatgttctcaagacctttaatcattcttgttgctcttctctggaccctctccaatttctccacatctttcttgaaatgcggtgcccagaactggacacaatactccagttgaggcctaaccagcgcagagtaaagcggaagaatgacttctcgtgtcttgtttacaacacacctgttaatgcatcccagaatcatgtttgctttttttgcaacacaatcacactgttgactcatattaagcttgtggtctactatgacccctagatctctttctgccatactccttcctagacaatctcttcccattctgtatgtgtgaaactgattgttccttcctaggaggagcactttgcatttatgtttattgaacttcatcctgtttacctcagaccatttctccaatttgtccagatcattttgaattttgaccctgtcctccaaagcagttgcaatccctcccagtttggtatcgtccgcaaacttaataagcgtactttctatgccaacatctaaaatGTCTttagacttcttggcaacaagggcacactgttgactcatatccagcttctcgtccattgtaacccctaggtccttttctgcagaactgccgcctagccattcggtccctagtctgtagcagtgcttgggattcttccgtcctaagtgcaggactctgcacttgtccttgtggaacatcatcagatttcttttggccaaatcctctaatttgtctaggtccctctgtatcctatccctaccctccaatgtatctaccactcctcccagtttagtgtcatctgcaaacttgctgagagtgcagtccatgccatcctccagatcattaatgaatgaatgatattgaacaaaaccagccccaggactgacccttagggcaattcacttgataccggctgccaactagatatggaggTATTGATCGCTGCCCATTGAACCCGACTATCTAggcaactttctatccaccttatagtccactcatccagcccatacttccttaacaagaatactgtgggagaccatatcaaaagctttgctgaaatcaaggaataacacatccactgctttcccctcatccatagagccagttcTCTCTTCATAGAAGATTGAAGAGTCATAAGTCTAGTGGAAGCTGGTATGTGTCCAGAAATGGCACTGAAAAGTGTTACCTGCTGGCTGGAGAGTAGATACCCCAGTGCCAAATCAAAGAAAAGAAAGCTTCAGCTAAGTCAAAGGGTGGATGCCTCTTGCCAATGGTAAACTGGCACACTCCCagtttacactttttaaataaaaagaaaaaatctaccTTTACCTGTCCTCATTTCTTTATTTAGCCAAGAAGAGAAAGGTAGATCAAGAGTGTTGCGCATTTCAAGAGAAATTGTATTTCTTTGTGGGCATGAATGGAAATGTGGGCTAAGGGAAATGAGgcggtgaagcagtggaatgggttacctagggaggtagtggaatcttcttcttttgaggtttttaaggtcaggcttgacaaagccttggctgggatgatttagttggggattggtcctgctttgagcagggggttggagtagatgacctcctgagttcccatCCAACAAAAGAATACCACATTCGAAGACCCTGTGAAGCAAACCCTGGTGGAAAATGTAATAAGTCATGGTTCCTGAATCAGAGAATCATTCAGCAATTTTGCCCATGTACCTTTCTTTGGCCTCACCACACTGAGTCCCTACAGTGTCAGGTAGCGATTTCGAGGCAGGAATAAATGTTCCACATTATGATGCTGAAACTTAATTTCAAAGGCGTGAATGATAGTGTAGAATTCTGTCCTTACTTGGTTGCACTCCTGCATTTTTGTATTGAGTGAGTTCAGGTGCTGTGTAATATCTGACATGAAAACAATGTCTTGAAGCCTTTCATTGTCCTCTAATTCAGTGACACCTTTCACTTCCTGATCCATGAAAACTTGGATCTCACCATGCAGTTCAAAAAAATTACTTCAACACGGCGTACCGGCTTAGccaatgatttcagtgagatACAGGAGTCCATGATGAATGTCCCGTTCTTCCAAAAGCTGGTGGCTGAGACCTGAAGCTTGAATAAATGTTCAGTTCTAACAATCACATCTATCACATGATTCTATTTCAGTATTTTACTACAGAAAGCTTGTTGATGTGAAATGCAGTGAAAAACTGTTGGTTATGGTTGATTTGCAATTTGGCCTTCAATTTTCTCACAACTCCAGCTTTCCTGTCCACCACTGAGGGTGCTCTGTCTGTGTCCGGACTCACAGCTCTTGTCCAGTCCTCATGCAGTTTGTTCAGAATTCCACCAAGTTGCTGAAAAGGTAATTTGTTGTTATTGGGTCTCTCATCGGAATCAATTTTGAGATACAATAGAATCCCACAGTAGAGCTGTTaaagaagaaagatttttttccctggaTGATtggacaaataatttttttttctgaatacatTTTTCCATTGAAAGATTCAAGTTTTgagtgaaaaattaaaaaccaaaatatttcaattctgaaaTGTCACCATTGCTGCTCATGGGAGATATAGTTCAAGTGCAACTAATTCCCATTTTCCTCTATAGATTGTGCTCCCGGGttggactatatctcccatgatacaTCACAATCTTCCCTCTTGGTAAGAGGAGGCTGTTCATTATGGTAGTCATATGGACGCAGTGCGTAGTGGGAGATTTCGTTCAGCAGGATAGCCTGGGCCAtagagaatgggagcatgaggtaACTCAAACTATAGCTCCTATGAGGCACCACAGAGGATAAAAATATTGTTGTTTTGTCTAAAATATTTCCATCTGTGGTGTTTAGTTTTctaacaaacaataaaaaatgcaAGGAAATTGGACgttttttgcaaaaatattgaTTGATACAAAAACCTAATTTCTCCACAACAAAGAATATAGATTGGAAATTTTGACCCTTTCCCCATCCCATATTTCTCTTCACCATAAACGCAGCTTTCTACCAGATCTAACTCATGCAATTTAATCTTAAGCAAGTCATTTCCTTTACATTTAGAAGAGCAAGAGCAATGTGCAGAGCCCTTTCGCTACTTGATGTTATCAAACCACCCAGTGCTCACGAGACCTCCAGATGTTATGATCTCTGTGTCCCACCACACAGCATGGGCAAGATATTTCTCTTTCTACACCTTGGGAGGTGCTGGGTGTCAGATACTCCACAGGGACTGGCAGGGACATTCTCCACATCTCGATAACAGATTATTACTTGGAAAAGTTTCCCAAGAAGATCCAATATGAAGAATTGCAGTTAGTGACTGCGAGATACCGAGATTCTGAAGTGGATCCAGCCAAGCCCGGCTCCTGTGACTAGTCGGTTCAGACcccaggaaggaaagaaggtagGGAACTGCTGGATGGATTCAAAGCTCTTTGCTACCATTAATTAGACAtggttgttctctctctctctcacactatccacttccccagccccaccccattcccagtGCTGTTCCTTGTCCCTACATGGGCAACATCCTGTCCAATTTCTGTTTCtctgtctttgtctgtctgcccaGCTCAGCCCTTATGTTTAATTCAGTCTCTGTCACTTGCTGTCAGTCCAGGATGCTCCCCACTCATCAGTCTTTCTCCAGGCCTGTCCCTGTCCCTAGCATCCCCCATGGCCATTATCTCTCTGGATATTTCTCACTCCCACTCATTCGGATCTGGTTCTACCTGGCCAGGGGGCTAGGGAGGGACTGGAACAATCGGTGAAACCCAGCGCTGGGGATGTCCAAGTCACTGATTCCCCTCTGTCTGCTCTCTGCTAACAGGTGTAtgtgagagagggggagagggagagaccgGCATCCTGCAGCAGAGGTTTCATGATGGCCGAGCTGAGCACAGTGTCTCTTCCCCCAACACCATTTGGCCTAGATCTTGGAGaagaaatcaagactggatgcgtAATGTTTTATGCACCACCAGTGACCATCTACGGCATCACTTGGCTCATCTGTCTGTTCGGGCTGGTGGGGAACGGGATTGTGCTCTGGTTCCTCAGCTTCCATGTTAAGAGGAACCCCTTCACTGTCTACATTCTCAACCTGGCCATCTCTGACactttcttcctcctctgctcAACTGCTTATCTCATAATTTGTGTGGTGGAACATACATTTTGTGTGaatattgtttttatttacatattcATGCTATTTAATGTGCTGTCTCTGTTGACGTACAACACCAGCCTGTACCTCCTGACGGCCATCAGCACTGAGAGGTGTCTCTCCGTCCTCTACCCCTTCTGGTACCGATGCCACCGGCCAGAACACTTGTCTGCCATTGTCTGTGCCCTGCTCTGGGCTCTCTCCATACTACTTTTCTGTCCAGTGGGTGTTTTTTGTCTTGATCTTCCAAGTGAACACTGTGTCATATCCTTCCTACCCACCTGTTTTCTGAATGTTCTGATATTCGCTCCCATCATGATTCTGTCCAGTCTGACCCTGTTCATCAAGGTCCGACATAGCTCACAGCAACATCAGCCAGGAAAGTTATATGCTGTTATCCTTCTCaccgtcctcttcttcctcctcttcacgGTCCCTCAGAGTGTCCAGATCTTTCTCTTTTATTGTAAGATATTCGATTCCAGTGAGATATTTCACATGCTGGCT carries:
- the LOC115650695 gene encoding mas-related G-protein coupled receptor member H-like; translated protein: MMAELSTVSLPPTPFGLDLGEEIKTGCVMFYAPPVTIYGITWLICLFGLVGNGIVLWFLSFHVKRNPFTVYILNLAISDTFFLLCSTAYLIICVVEHTFCVNIVFIYIFMLFNVLSLLTYNTSLYLLTAISTERCLSVLYPFWYRCHRPEHLSAIVCALLWALSILLFCPVGVFCLDLPSEHCVISFLPTCFLNVLIFAPIMILSSLTLFIKVRHSSQQHQPGKLYAVILLTVLFFLLFTVPQSVQIFLFYCKIFDSSEIFHMLASASSGINPFIYFLVGSYGKRQFRGSIKVALQRVFEEKTDSREHGEKTSAEPMNTVI